In Frankiaceae bacterium, the DNA window GTCGGAGATGACGGCCTCGCGTACGGTGCGCTTCGCCGACTCCCAGTCGTTCGCGGGCTTCGCGGGCGCCGCCGTACGACGCGTCGTACGCCGCTGCTGCGTCGCCGCCGCCGCGCGTCCCCTGCGCTGCGCGGGCAGCTCCTTGGCCGGCGTCTTCTCCAGCTCGGCGAGACGGTCGGAGAGCTTCATCTACTTCTCCTCGCTGGTGGCGACGCGGCGGGGCTTGAGGTCCGCGAACAGGCGCGCGAAGAACCCGCGGCGCGGCGGCGGCGCGGGCGTCGTCACCTCGATGCCGGGCAGGATCTTCGAGATGCCGGCGACGAGCTGGCGGCTGACGTCGGTGTCCGGCGCGGCCTCGGTGACGGGCAGGCCGAGGTTGACCGCGCGCGAGACCTCGCGGTCGTACGGCAGCACGAGGTCCCACGGCCTGCCGAGGATCTGCTCGACGTCGGAGCCGGAGAAGCCGACGTTCTTCTCGGCCTTGTTGAGGACCAGGTGCAGGCCGTCGTGCGGGATCTTGAGGCGGTCGAGCGTCGAGAGGAACACCCGCATGTTGTTGACGCTCGGCACGTCGAGCGTCGCCAGCACGATGAGGTGCTCGGAGATGTCGAACGACGACAGCACGACCTCGTTCAACGACGGCGGGGTGTCGATGATGAGGTAGTCGTAGCGCTGGCGTACGGCGAGCAGGATGTCCGCGACGCGGTCCGGCGTGACGCTGTCGGCGGCGATCGGGTCGCGCGGCGCGGCGAGCACGTCGAAGCCGCCCTTGTGCGGCGTCATGCACTCCTCGACCGCGCCCTCCACGTCCGGGTCGAGGTCGACGATCGTGCGCGCCGGGTGCAGCTGCAGCATCGACACGACCTCGCCGAACTGCAGGTCGAGGTCGACCATCGCGACCCGCTTGCCGGTGCCGGCGGCGAGCAGGTAGGCGAGGTTCGAGGCGAGGAACGTCTTGCCGCAGCCGCCCGTGGCGCTCGCCACCGTGATGGTGACGGCGGGCTCCGGCGGCAGCGCAGGCTCGGTCTCCGGCTCGAGCTCCGCGTACGCCGCGGCCTCCGGCTCCTCCTCCGGCTCCGCCTCCACGACGACCTGCCGCGCCTCCCACTGCGTCAGCGCCGACTGCAGCGCGCGGCGGATCGTCGCGGGACCGGCCGGCAGCTTGATGACCTCGGCCGCGCCGGCCTTGACCAGCGTCAGCGGCGCGGGCAGCTCCGCCACCTTGCCCGCGACGACGACGACGGTCTCGGGGTGCTCGAGGTGCAGCTTGGCGACGCGGCGCATGCCGGCGGCGGTGAGCTCGCTCGGGCCGACGACGAGCACGGCGACGGGGTACGCCGCGAACGCCGCCGCGACCTCCGCCGGCTTGGTGAACACCTGCACG includes these proteins:
- a CDS encoding AAA family ATPase, coding for MTDPLHIVVLDRTDSLIRGLAKAVAALPDEPDVQVFTKPAEVAAAFAAYPVAVLVVGPSELTAAGMRRVAKLHLEHPETVVVVAGKVAELPAPLTLVKAGAAEVIKLPAGPATIRRALQSALTQWEARQVVVEAEPEEEPEAAAYAELEPETEPALPPEPAVTITVASATGGCGKTFLASNLAYLLAAGTGKRVAMVDLDLQFGEVVSMLQLHPARTIVDLDPDVEGAVEECMTPHKGGFDVLAAPRDPIAADSVTPDRVADILLAVRQRYDYLIIDTPPSLNEVVLSSFDISEHLIVLATLDVPSVNNMRVFLSTLDRLKIPHDGLHLVLNKAEKNVGFSGSDVEQILGRPWDLVLPYDREVSRAVNLGLPVTEAAPDTDVSRQLVAGISKILPGIEVTTPAPPPRRGFFARLFADLKPRRVATSEEK